The Atribacteraceae bacterium genome includes a region encoding these proteins:
- a CDS encoding carbohydrate ABC transporter permease, translating into MNSLTAKRVNNLIALMVIIVVLLLLIWPFFYIFVSSFKPLREIMARAVFFPVEATWGNYETLLFARTPVRDFPRFLLNSLLVSLATTALSLTVASISGYGIARGKRLKSGLLSRLLLLFYVFPTIVLLIPIHGMFTSVGLYDNLWSLVIVYTAMIAPFCTWLLVSFFENIPKDLEESASLEGASLFRIFIRIILPLAAPGLVAAGAYAFITSWGEYLFALLLIGSSLKRTAPLGLATFTAEQYIEWGPLLAGSILIMVPVFLLFLPVSGYFIKGFTAGAVKE; encoded by the coding sequence GTGAACAGTCTTACGGCAAAACGAGTGAATAACCTGATTGCCCTCATGGTAATTATTGTTGTTCTGTTGCTTCTGATCTGGCCGTTTTTCTATATCTTTGTTTCTTCGTTCAAGCCTTTGCGAGAAATCATGGCCCGGGCCGTGTTTTTCCCGGTGGAGGCAACCTGGGGCAATTATGAGACGCTCCTGTTCGCCCGGACCCCGGTGCGGGATTTCCCCCGCTTTCTTCTGAATAGCTTACTTGTTTCCCTGGCTACTACCGCCTTATCCCTTACGGTAGCCTCGATCAGCGGTTATGGAATCGCCCGGGGAAAACGGCTGAAGAGCGGATTATTGTCTAGACTCCTGCTCTTGTTTTACGTGTTTCCCACTATCGTTTTGTTGATACCCATTCACGGAATGTTCACCTCCGTAGGACTATATGACAATCTATGGAGTCTGGTGATCGTCTACACCGCCATGATTGCTCCATTCTGTACCTGGTTGCTGGTTTCTTTTTTTGAAAACATTCCCAAGGACCTGGAGGAATCGGCCAGTCTGGAAGGGGCGAGCCTTTTCCGGATCTTTATCCGGATTATATTGCCCCTGGCTGCGCCAGGCCTGGTCGCGGCCGGCGCCTATGCCTTCATTACCTCCTGGGGAGAGTATCTGTTTGCCCTGCTCCTGATCGGTTCCAGTCTCAAAAGAACCGCTCCCTTGGGTCTGGCCACCTTCACCGCGGAGCAATACATCGAGTGGGGACCGTTACTGGCCGGTTCGATACTGATCATGGTCCCGGTATTCTTGCTTTTTTTACCGGTATCGGGATACTTTATCAAGGGATTTACCGCTGGAGCGGTGAAAGAATAA